The Helianthus annuus cultivar XRQ/B chromosome 16, HanXRQr2.0-SUNRISE, whole genome shotgun sequence genome includes a window with the following:
- the LOC110919354 gene encoding uncharacterized protein LOC110919354: MDSSSSSDSYDRFVLSSSSDDGAEILLSTVATVVKAIVEDSDEGTSQPQPKPKRRKYIVRERETTNDLLVRDYFSPEPTYDENMFKRRFRMSKNLFLRISKDLEDNYPYFQQRPDAHGKIGFTTWQKVTAALRQLAYDNSSDIMDDYVKMSARVARESLHNFCAYIIELYMKRYLRKPTFSDMQQLLEHHAEYHGLPGMIGSLTSGYHGMPTMMLEAVASQDLWIWHSFFGMPSLHNYINIIHHSPLFNDLVNGVGPKGTFIVNGEYKYGYYLVDRIYPEWAVFVKSFSREGTLDPKRIKFNKVQMAAHKNVERAFGVLQKKWRILSMPCRLYEKDQIRNVMYACIILHNMILEDEGRAIVEYYGEETASNNEDISNE, from the exons ATGGATTCTTCAAGTTCAAGCGATTCGTATGATAGATTTGTTTTGTCATCCTCATCCGACGACGGAGCGGAAATATTATTATCAACAGTGGCGACGGTCGTGAAAGCTATTGTTGAAGATTCAGATGAGGGGACTTCCCAAccccaacccaaacccaaacGGAGGAAGTACATAGTTCGTGAACGCGAAACCACAAACGATTTGCTGGTAAGAGATTATTTCTCACCCGAACCAACGTATGATGAAAACATGTTTAagcgtcgttttcgtatgagtaaaaatttatttttaagaataTCAAAGGATTTAGAGGATAATTATCCTTATTTCCAACAAAGACCCGATGCGCATGGTAAGATTGGATTTACCACGTGGCAAAAGGTCACAGCCGCCCTAAGACAATTGGCTTACGACAATAGTTCTGACATAATGGACGACTATGTAAAAATGTCGGCACGAGTGGCTAGGGAAAGTCTTCACAATTTTTGTGCGTATATCATTGAACTATATATGAAAAGATACTTGAGAAAACCGACGTTTAGTGATATGCAACAACTTTTGGAACATCACGCTGAATATCATGGTCTCCCCGGGATGATAG GCTCTCTCACAAGCGGATATCATGGAATGCCGACTATGATGCTTGAAGCTGTTGCATCACAAGATCTTTGGATCTGGCATTCATTCTTTGGTATGCCAAGTTTACATAACTATATAAACATTATACATCACTCGCCCCTTTTCAATGATCTAGTAAATGGTGTTGGACCAAAAGGAACATTTATTGTAAATGGTGAATACAAGTATGGGTACTATCTTGTTGATAGAATTTACCCTGAGTGGGCTGTTTTTGTGAAATCATTTTCAAGAGAGGGAACCCTAGATCCTAAAAGAATAAAGTTTAACAAAGTTCAGATGGCGGCACACAAAAACGTTGAGCGAGCATTTGGTGTTTTGCAGAAAAAGTGGCGCATTTTGAGCATGCCTTGTAGATtgtatgaaaaagatcaaataaGAAACGTGATGTACGCGTGCATCATTCTACACAACATGATTTTAGAGGATGAAGGGCGTGCAATAGTTGAATATTATGGCGAGGAGACCGCATCAAATAACGAAGACATTAGTAACGAATAG